A part of Cryptococcus neoformans var. neoformans JEC21 chromosome 4 sequence genomic DNA contains:
- a CDS encoding aconitase, putative encodes MVSSRYLVRGANSLSRQSMVAKRSMATVQSSIGDKKVEMSNLEKGKFINYQRIENNLQVVRSRLNRPLTLAEKVVYGHLDNPHEQDIERGVSYLKLRPDRVACQDATAQMAILQFMSAGLPQTAVPTSVHCDHLIQAQIGGKADLARAIDINKEVYDFLATACAKYGIGFWKPGSGIIHQIILENYAVPGLMMIGTDSHTPNAGGLGMVACGVGGADAVDVMADIPWELKAPKVIGVYLDGQMSGWTTPKDVILKVAGILTVKGGTGAIIEYHGPGVESLSCTGMATICNMGAEIGATTSLFPFNHRMGSYLKATNRSAIAQYAEEFNHNLQPDEGCEYDQRIEINLSELEPHINGPFTPDLATPLSKFAEEVKRHSWPQELKVGLIGSCTNSSYEDMSRSAHIAREAASHGLTAKSQFTITPGSEQVRATIARDGMVDDFEKVGGLVLANACGPCIGQWDRRDVKKGEANSIITSYNRNFTGRNDANPATHAFVASPDLVTAMIFAGDLTFNPMTDSLKGADGKEFRFSDPSGFELPAKGYDPGENTFQAPPADGTTVSVAVSPTSDRLQLLKPFKPWDGKDIIEARVLIKAKGKCTTDHISAGGPWLKYRGHLENISQNCLIGAINSDNGEANKILNQETGEFGPVPTVAAYYRDRDIPWVVVGDENYGEGSSREHAALEPRFLGGRAVICRSFARIHETNLKKQGMLPLWFKNPADYDKISGTDKISILDLQNFKPGQDIKVEITHKDGSKEQILTTSSINEGQWGWFKAGSALNMMASAAKARAEKQA; translated from the exons ATGGTTTCCTCTCGGTACCTCGTCCGAGGAGCGAACTCCCTCTCCCGCCAGTCCATGGTCGCTAAGCGATCCATGGCGACTGTGCAATCTTCCATCGGTgacaagaaggtcgagATGTCCAACCTCGAAAAGGGGAAGTTTATCAACTACCAAAGAATTGAGAACAACCTCCAGGTAGTGAGGTCCAG GCTCAACCGACCGCTCACTCTTGCTGAGAAGGTTGTGTACGGCCATTTGGACAACCCCCATGAGCAGGATATTGAGCGAGGTGTTTCTTATCTTAAGCTCCGTCCTGAT CGTGTTGCGTGCCAGGATGCCACCGCTCAAATGGCTATCCTTCAATTTATGTCTGCTGGTCTCCCCCAGACTGCTGTTCCCACTTCTGTCCACTGTGATCACCTTATTCAGGCTCAAATCGGCGGTAAGGCTGATTTGGCTCGTGCCATTGACATTAACAAGGAGGTCTACGACTTCCTTGCTACTGCCTGTGCCAAGTATGGCATTGGTTTCTGGAAGCCCGGATCCGGTATTAT TCACCAAATTATCCTTGAAAACTATGCTGTGCCTGGTCTCATGATGATTGGCACTGATTCCCACACTCCTAATGCTGGTGGTCTTGGTATGGTTGCCTGCGGTGTTGGTGGTGCCGACGCTGTTGACGTCATGGCCGATATCCCTTGGGAGCTCAAGGCCCCCAAGGTTATTGGTGTCTATCTTGATGGTCAGATGAGCGGATGGACTACTCCCAAGG ATGTTATTCTCAAGGTTGCGGGTATCCTCACTGTCAAGGGTGGTACTGGTGCTATCATTGAGTACCATGGTCCTGGTGTCGAGTCTCTTTCTTGTACCGGTATGGCTACTATCTGTAACATGGGAGCTGAGATTGGTGCCACtacctctctcttccccttcaacCACCGAATGGGCTCTTACCTCAAGGCCACCAACCGTTCTGCCATTGCGCAATACGCCGAGGAGTTCAACCACAACCTCCAGCCTGACGAGGGTTGTGAGTACGACCAGAGGATTGAAATCAACCTCTCTGAGCTCGAGCCCCATATCAACGGTCCCTTCACCCCTGATCTTGCCACTCCTCTCTCCAAGTTTGCCGAGGAGGTCAAGAGGCACTCCTGGCCTCAGGAGCTCAAGGTCGGTTTGATCGGCTCTTGCACCAACTCTTCTTATGAGGACATGTCTCGATCCGCCCACATTGCTCGGGAGGCCGCTTCCCACGGTCTTACCGCCAAGTCGCAGTTCACCATTACCCCCGGTTCCGAACAGGTCCGAGCTACCATTGCTCGAGACGGTATGGTCGATGACTTTGAGAAGGTTGGTGGTCTTGTTCTTGCCAACGCCTGTGGTCCTTGCATTGGTCAATGGGACAGGCGAGATGTTAAGAAGGGCGAGGCCAACTCTA TTATCACCTCGTACAACCGAAACTTTACTGGTCGAAACGATGCCAACCCTGCTACCCATGCCTTTGTTGCTTCCCCCGATCTTGTCACTGCCATGATCTTTGCTGGTGACCTCACCTTTAACCCTATGACCGACTCTCTCAAGGGTGCCGACGGCAAGGAGTTTAGGTTCTCTGACCCCTCTGGCTTTGAGCTCCCTGCCAAGGGCTACGACCCCGGAGAGAACACGTTCCAGGCTCCTCCTGCTGACGGCACCACCGTCTCTGTCGCCGTCAGCCCTACTTCTGACCGACTTCAGCTCTTGAAGCCCTTCAAGCCTTGGGACGGCAAGGACATTATTGAAGCTCGTGTTCTTATCAAGGCCAAGGGCAAGTGCACGACTGATCACATTTCTGCTGGTGGTCCCTGGCTCAAGTACCGAGGTCACCTTGAAAACATTTCTC AAAACTGTTTGATCGGTGCTATTAACTCTGATAACGGTGAGGCCAACAAGATTCTCAACCAGGAGACTGGCGAGTTTGGCCCTGTCCCCACTGTTGCGGCGTACTACCGAGACCGAGATATCCCATGGGTCGTTGTCGGTGACGAGAACTATGGTGAAGGTTCTTCCCGAGAACATGCCGCTCTTGAGCCCCGATTCCTTGGTGGACGAGCTGTCATCTGCCGATCCTTTGCGCGTATTCACGAGACCaacttgaagaagcagggTATGCTTCCTCTGTGGTTCAAGAACCCTGCCGACTATGACAAGATTTCCGGTACCGACAAGATTTCCATCCTTGACCTCCAGAACTTTAAGCCCGGTCAGGACATCAAGGTTGAGATTACCCACAAGGACGGCTCCAAGGAGCAAATTCTTACCACTTCATCCATCAACGAAGGTCAATGGGGTTGGTTCAAGGCTGGTTCTG CGCTCAACATGATGGCTTCTGCTGCCAAGGCCCGTGCTGAGAAGCAGGCTTAA
- a CDS encoding mitochondrion protein, putative yields MSASYSPQKNPQHQQLSSEPPHASSSAWSGNLGEDPVFIGIVSAVGASAFTLLGVMGYRRYWRRIKNADYVTSELLRRKTWVKGIVTSVGDGDNLRLYHTPGPFFQYPLKIRSVPTTQKGLRNETISIRIAGVDAPENAHFGNPAQPHARESLEWLRATILGKRMRCQLLAKDQYNRIVAVPYISRRFWWDRPLPLMMLREGMAVVYKAGGADYGPWGLDEMLKVEAEARNAKRGLWALKKFESPGDFKARMKLKSDVSEERPEGKLPSGWIALVKRLMGRT; encoded by the exons ATGTCCGCCTCATACTCACCCCAAAAAAATCCTCAGCACCAGCAACTTTCGTCCGAGCCGCCCCACGCCAGCTCCTCTGCTTGGAGCGGTAATCTCGGCGAAGATCCGGTCTTCATAGGCATAGTATCCGCTGTGGGAGCAAGTGCCTTTACACTTTTAGGTGTTATGGGCTACCGGAGGTATTGGAGACGTATCAAGAATGCCGACTACGTAACGAGCGAGCTTTTAAGACGGAAAACCTGGGTCAAGGGTATTGTGACGAG CGTCGGAGATGGAG ATAATTTGCGGCTATATCATACGCCGGGGCCCTTCTTTCAATATCCATTGAAGATCCGTTCTGTACCTACAACTCAAAAGG GGCTGAGAAACGAAACCATCAGTATCCGTATAGCTGGCGTAGATGCTCCCGAAAACGCCCACTTCGGTAACCCCGCACAGCCCCATGCTAGAGAATCTCTCGAGTGGTTAAGAGCTACCATCTTGGGCAAGCGCATGCGTTGCCAGCTTTTGGCTAAAGATCAGTATAACAGAATC GTCGCTGTGCCGTATATCTCCCGAAGGTTTTGGTGGGATAGGCCTTTGCCTCTTATGATGTTAAGGGAAGGCATGGCTGTGGTATACAAAGCAGGAGGAGCTGATTATGGTCCATGGGGTCTCGATGAAATGTTGAAAGTAGAGGCAGAAGCCAG AAACGCAAAGAGGGGTTTATGGGCACTAAAGAAATTCGAAAGTCCGGGGGATTTCAAAGCCCGCATGAAGCTAAAAAGTGATGTCTCTGAAGAACGGCCTGAAGGGAAATTGCCCTCAGGCTGGATAGCACTGGTGAAGAGACTGATGGGTCGCACTTGA
- a CDS encoding expressed protein yields the protein MLEDDKRSRRRAQFARFFKDCQQNSKYSTFTRAPEKREHGTTVRASVPLPLYQLTVALYDFGHQRNVCSVYEICDNFDISSEEGSHIAGCP from the exons ATGCTAGAAGACGACAAACGTAGCCGGCGACGCGCTCAATTCGCCCGTTTCTTCAAAGACTGTCAACAAAATTCAAAAT ACAGCACGTTCACTCGAGCCccggagaagagggaacATGGCACAACAGTGCGTGCTTCTGTCC cccttcctctctATCAACTAACTGTGGCTCTGTATGACTTTGGCCACCAGAGAAATGTTTGCAGCGTCTATGAAATTTGTGATAACTTTGACATATCATCAG AGGAGGGATCACACATTGCTGGATGTCCATAG
- a CDS encoding expressed protein: protein MRRPRESLDLLQDDETFSQSLGFRWWVNLHCIDAHHDMIFYHDITYSESSAWPKREQKGPSKVILDDPSLHVQGSVVYVWEGQFKGYHVSTEDLFIQVEERAKKQYFSQEECFASGLLGTFDQIEQFKMANPYSHDHYYPSSMASIDDDRASPVFPDLTQHTTLGQNIGTALKSAHKIHFSSALPEMRITSPGPIKPNKAIDTEPGESDSDSPSHKNMNLPGNYRRSPIGPQRLFSHNSTHYSNNRISLEAKLDAREANLLKREAFVKRREVEIVKREHEFEQRLYSAEEASRKRDAKLSDREAILRACEERLGRKWDKLCDNEVEVFELKQNARERFQLLEEVEEINGFLRAKLEPVCQCIRTPHSPAWGTGNVIRPQVQLRYPVWVTVIGKDRKDKAVRVLSITGIPTEANVARTAATEFKNWALPFGHIYRIRLNNNCSEKLSKWASTEAKLIDRYGFEMFFQRVGENTFVRFGPMLDIIFEPVSPNVDISTPVPIPFASASTGSIPGNGQTSKIKKEKVKITPKFPPAIAGLARNQQKPVPEVSPME, encoded by the exons ATGCGTCGTCCGCGTGAATCCCTCGACTTACtgcaagatgatgagacGTTTAGCCAGAGTCTCGGCTTCAGGTGGTGGGTCAATCTGCACTGCATTGACGCACACCATGATATGATTTTTTATCATGATATTACATACTCCGAGTCCTCTGCCTGGCCAAAAAGAGAACAAAAAGGTCCTTCGAAGGTGATCTTGGATGACCCGAGTTTACATGTACAAGGATCAGTCGTATATGTTTGGGAAGGCCAATTCAAGGGCTATCACGTCAGTACAGAAGATTTATTT ATTCAAGTCGAGGAGCGAGCAAAGAAGCAATATTTCAGTCAAGAGGAATGTTTTGCTTCAGGTCTTTTGGGGACTTTTGATCAAATTGAGCAGTTCAAGATGGCTAATCCTT ACTCTCATGACCATTATTATCCCTCTAGTATGGCTTCGATCGACGACGACAGGGCCTCACCTGTGTTCCCTGATTTAACTCAACACACTACTTTGGGCCAAAACATAGGTACTGCTTTGAAGTCTGCTCACAAGATCCACTTTTCGTCTGCTCTGCCCGAGATGCGAATCACCTCGCCCGGTCCTATCAAACCCAACAAAGCCATCGATACTGAACCCGGCGAATCGGACAGTGACTCCCCTTCCCACAAGAACATGAATCTACCTGGAAACTATCGCAGATCGCCTATCGGTCCCCAGCGTCTGTTCAGTCACAATTCAACTCATTACAGTAATAACAGAATCAGTCTCGAGGCCAAACTCGATGCAAGAGAAGCCAACCTGCTCAAGCGCGAGGCATTTGTGAAGAGACGGGAGGTAGAGATTGTGAAACGTGAACACGAGTTTGAGCAACGTCTCTACTCGGCCGAAGAAGCATCCCGCAAGCGAGACGCTAAACTGTCTGATCGCGAAGCGATTCTCAGAGCTTGTGAAGAGAGACTTGGCCGGAAATGGGACAAGTTATGTGACAATGAAGTCGAAGTCTTCGAACTGAAACAAAATGCCCGGGAACGATTTCAGCTTTtagaagaagtggaggagattAACGGGTTCCTCAGAGCCAAGCTCGAGCCCGTATGCCAATGCATCCGAACCCCTCATTCACCTGCCTGGGGTACTGGTAACGTCATCCGTCCTCAAGTCCAACTTCGCTACCCTGTCTGGGTCACTGTTATAGGTAAAGACAGGAAAGACAAAGCAGTCCGCGTGCTGTCCATTACTGGTATTCCCACTGAGGCCAATGTGGCGAGGACTGCGGCCACAGAATTCAAAAACTGGGCGTTGCCTTTTGGCCATATCTATCGCATCAGACTGAACAACAATTGTTCCGAGAAGCTGAGCAAATGGGCCTCTACGGAAGCAAAATTGATCGATAGATATGGCTTTGAAATGTTTTTCCAGAGAGTAGGGGAAAACACCTTCGTCAGGTTTGGCCCAATGTTGGATATTATTTTTGAACCTGTTAGCCCTAATGTCGACATTTCGACACCCGTTCCAATTCCTTTCGCTTCAGCCAGCACAGGATCCATTCCAGGAAATGGGCAAACAagcaagatcaagaaggaaaaagtAAAGATAACGCCAAAATTCCCTCCCGCCATTGCGGGTCTTGCGAGAAACCAGCAAAAACCTGTGCCCGAAGTGTCGCCAATGGAATGA